The nucleotide sequence AAAAACGTCTGAAACATCAACTTCTTATGAAAATCATGAGATATCGGATGATTCATCGTTAGATAAAGACGAATATCGTCCGTTTGAACAACCACAATTATTTAATGCACAGTTGAAACCTAAGGGGTTAGCTACGATTGAACCAGAATATACCACAGATGAGCAAGGAACATACCCTAAGGCAATGTGGCAACCGGATAATAGTCAATATGTGCGTAATCATCAGGGCAATCGCCAAGGACAACAGCAATGGGACGGGCTGAATGGGTGGGATGGCAATCCAACCAATCGCAACAATTCTTATATTGAATATGGTGGGGAAAAAGAGGATGCCGATTATGCCATCCGAAAATTTGCCAAAGAAACAGCGACTCCTGGATTGTTTGACTTGTATCTGAATGTTCGAGGAAATACTCAAAAAAATATCACTCCTCTTGATCTCGTATTGGTCGTAGACTGGTCTGGAAGTATGAACGACAATAATCGGATCGGTGAAGTAAAGATTGGTGTCGATCGTTTTGTCGATACTTTAGCAGATAGCGGTATCACAGACAAAATCAATATGGGATATGTCGGCTACTCAATCGAAGGATATAGCTACAGTAACGGTGCAGTACAGATGGGTTCATTTGATTCAGTGAAAAATCAAGTAAAATCCATTACACCTTCATGGACAAATGGTGGTACTTTTACACAAAAAGCACTAAGAGATGCAGGAAACATGCTATCCGTTCCAAATGGACATAAAAAAGTGATCGTTTTGCTGACGGATGGTGTACCAACATTTTCCTATAAAGTACAGCGGGTACACGCACAATCAAGCAGCAATTATTACGGAACTCAGTTTTCTAATACGCAAGATCGGCCGGGAAATACTTCTCTAATCTCAAGAATCTATGATGCACCTGACCAAAACAATCTATCCAGAAGAATCGACAGTACGTTTATCGCAACCATCGGAGAAGCGATGGCACTCAAAGAACGAGGAATCGAAATACATGGTCTTGGCATCCAACTTCAAAGCGATCCGGCAGCTGGTCTCTCAAAAGCAGAAGTAGAGTCTCGTATGCGACAAATGGTTTCATCAGATGAAAAAGGCGATCTTTACTATGAATCAGCTGATCATGCAACAGATATCTCTGAATACCTAGCCAAAAAAGCTGTACAGATCTCAGCAACTGTAAGCAATGGACAAATAAATGATCCAATCGCAGAACCATTCATTTATCAGCCTGGTACACTTTCAGTCAAGAGTGTGGGGACAAGTCCTACAACGGTCACTCCATCTATTTCCATAGAAGGAAATACCATCAAGAGCAATCAGATCTATTTAGGAAAAGACCAAGAAATCCAAATCCATTACCAAGTGAGAATCCAAACAGAAAATGAGGACTTCCATCCAAATTTCTGGTATCAAATGAACGGCAGGACAACTTTCCAGCCAAACATTGATACCAATGAATTAGCTGAATTCGGTATACCATCTGCTAAAGCTCCCGGAGTCAGTCTTCACATCAAAAAGTTATGGGAAGAATTTGACAACAATCTAGCTGATCGTCCAGATCAAGTTACTTTTGAGATTCAACGGGAACATACGACAAATGCTGCAGCTTGGAAAAACGGATATATCCGCATCACTAAACCAGCTAAAGATACTACAAATTCGTGGGAACGTGCAGACGTCGACAAACTCTCTGCAAATAGTGGAGAAAGTTATCAAGAGATACTATCACTGCCTCAATATAATAATCAAGGTCAAGCATTCAGTTACCAAACAATCAAAGAACTACCTGTACCAGGATATGATTCTCAACAAATAGATGCACTGACATGGAAGAATACTAAACAATTCACACCGTTAGACTTAAAAATAACGAAAAATTCCTCTACAGGAGAAAAGGATCTCGTTGGCGCTGTTTTCAAATTAACAGGAGATTCTATTGATACTTTACTAACTGATAATGGTGATGGGACCTATTCTCTTCCGGAAAATGTCAAATTGCAAAAAGAAATGACTTATACACTGACAGAAACAAAAGCTCCAGAAGGTCATGAATTAAGCAAGAAGACTACTTGGGAAATCAAGATTGCTTCTGAGGGTACGGTAACCATTGATGGAAAAACAGTCACTACTTCCGATGATACGATCCAGTTGACCATTGAAAATCCTTTTGTTGAAATTCCTATAGCAGTACGTAAGTATGCGATGCAAGGGACGGACAAAGAGATAAATCTTAAAGGAGCAGCATTTTCCCTACAGAAAAAAGAAGCAAATGGTACTTATCAGCCAATTGACAGCCAAACAACGAATGAAAAAGGTCTTGCCAGTTTTGATTCACTCACACCTGGTAAATATCGAGTCGTTGAAACAGCTGGTCCTGCTGGATATGATACTTCGCCGGGAAATTATGAATTCCAAATCGATAAATATGGAAAAATCATTTACACGGGAAAAAATACCGAGATGACAAATAATGTATGGACGCTCACTCATCAAAATCGACTAAAAGCGTTTGATCTAACGGTACACAAAAAAGAAGACAACGGACAGACATTAAAAGGAGCAAAATTCAGACTGCAGGGACCAGAAATGGACTTAGAATTGCCAAAAGATGGACAAGAAACAGATACCTTTCTATTCGAAAATTTAAAACCTGGAACTTATACGCTGACCGAAACTTTTACACCAGAAGGATACCAAGGTCTAAAAGAGCCAGTTACTATAGTTATACACGAAGATGGGTCAATTCAAGTGGATGGACAAGATCATGAATCTGTTCTGTCACCAGGAGCCAAAAACAACCAGATTTCTTTAGACATCACGAATCAGGCAAAAGTACCATTACCTGAAACGGGAGGAATTGGCCGTTTAGGAATCTATCTAGTAGGGATGATTGGTTGTGCGTTTTCTATTTGGTATCTTTTTTTGAAAAAAGAAAGAGGGGGCAGCTAAATATGAAAAAACTTGGTTGGCTTAGTATGTGTCTCTTCTTGTTACTATTTAAACCAGCTTTTACTCAGGCAGCAACAGAAACAGAAACAGAAATGGTTCAGATTACTTTACACAAATTGCTTTTCCCAAACGGGCAACTGCCGAAAAATCATCCAAATGACGGACAAGAAAAAGCGTTATTACAAACGTATCGAGGATTAAATGGTGTCACATTCCAAGTTTATGATGTCACAGATTCTTTTTACCATCTACGGGAAAAGGGCAAAACGGTAGAAGAAGCACAAACAGAGATCGCAAAAAACGGTGCGTCTTCCGGTATGTTTACCGCAGAAGCAACAACTACAACTCTTAACAACGAAGATGGTATCGCTTCTTTTTCTCTGGCCGCTAAAGATCAAGAAAAAAGAGATAAAGCGTATCTTTTCATTGAATCCAAAGCACCAGAAGTCGTCAAAGAAAAGGCAGAGAATATGGTAGTTGTTCTTCCTGTATATGGACAAAACAATCAAAAACTTTCAACTATCCATTTGTATCCTAAAAATGAAGAAAACGACTACCCTGATCCACCTTTTGAGAAGGTATTAGAAGAGCCTAGAAATGATTTTACGATTGGTGAAAAAATCACTTATTCCTTGCATACGACAATTCCTGTAAATATCCTTGACTATCAAAAGTTCGAATTGTCAGATAGTGCGGATGAAGCATTAACGTTTTTACCTAATAGTTTAACGATTTCATCGAATGGAGAAAAGCTGACAGAAGGCTTTGTCATACACAAGAAACCTCACGGATTTGATGTTTTATTTTCGATCCCTTCGTTGGAAAAATATGCTGGAAAAAAACTGACCATTTCTTATCAGATGCAGCTAAGCAGTACAGCACAGGCGAACAAGGAAATCAACAACAACGGAACACTGGATTTTGGTTTTGGTATCAGTACAAAGAAAGTTTCTGTATATACAGGGAGTAAGCAATTTGTCAAAATCGAGACAAATAAACCAGATAAACGATTAGCTGGCGCAGTATTCCTTATTAAAAACAAAGCAGGAAATTACCTCCAGCAAACAGCCAACGGATACAAGTGGACAAAGAACGAATCAGATGCGCTTCACCTGATTTCCGATAAAAATGGCGCTTTTTCAATTTCCGGGTTGAAAACAGGAAGTTATCGATTAAAAGAGATCGAAGCACCTTCTGGTTATATTTTAAGTGAAACAGAAATTCCGTTTACCATTTCAACTTTTCTTTCTGAGGATAAAGAGGCGGACAGTATATTGAAAGTAGTCAATAAAAAAGAAAATAGCCGTCCATTTCTTCCAAAAACAAACGAAACGAAAAATACACTTTTAGGCGTTGTTGGTATGGTATTCGCAAGCTTTGCAATCTGGTTGTTTATCAAAAAAAGAACAGGAGTGAAAAAATGAAAAATCATAAAAAAATAAACGTTATGTTAGGAGTACTTTTCCTTATTTTACCATTACTCACAAACAGCTTCGGCGCAAAAAAAGTGTTTGCAGAGGAGACAGCAGCTCAAGTCATCCTTCATAAAAAGAAAATGACTGATTTACCCGATCCTTTAATCCAAAACAGCGGGAAAGAAATGAGCGAATTCGATCAATACCAAGGATTAGCCGATATTTCATTTTCAGTTTATAACGTCACTCAAGAATTTTATGCGCAACGAGATAAAGGAGCGTCCGTGGATGCAGCAAAACAAGCAGTCCAGTCTTTGACTCCTGGTACACCAGTTGCTTCAGGAACGACAGATGCTGATGGAAATGTCACTTTATCTTTACCTAAAAAACAAAATGGGAAAGATGCAGTCTACACGATCAAAGAAGAACCAAAAGACGGAGTGTCAGCTGCCGCAAACATGGTTTTAGCTTTCCCTGTATATGAGATGATCAAACAAGCAGATGGCTCTTATAAATACGGGACAGAAGAACTAGATACTATCCATCTCTACCCTAAAAATACAGTCGGTAATGATGGAACGTTGAAAGTTACAAAAATCGGTACTGCCGAAAACGAAGCACTAAATGGAGCAGAATTTATTATTTCTAAAGAAGAAGGAACACCAAGCGTCAAAAAATACATCCAAAGTGTCACAGATGGATTGTACACTTGGACAACTGATCAAACCAAAGCCAAACATTTCATTACTGGTCATTCTTATGACATCGGCAACAATGACTTTGCCGAGGCAACGATTGAAAAAGGCCAGTTGATCGTTAATCATTTAGAAGTTGGAAAATATAATTTAGAAGAAGTAAAAGCTCCTAATAATGCGGAAATGATTGAAAAGCAAACAATCACGCCTTTTGAGATCCTGGCAAATAGCCAAACACCAGTAGAAAAGACCATCAAAAATGATACGTCTAAAGTTGATAAAACAACACCTCAATTGAATGGAAAAGATGTCGCAATCGGTGAAAAAATTCAATATGAGATTTCTGTCAATATCCCATTAGGTATCGCTGATAAAGAAGGGACGCAAAACAAGTACACAACATTCAAACTTATCGATACTCATGACGCTGCTTTGACATTTGATAATGATTCTTCAGGAACGTATGCTTATGCCTTATATGATGGAAATAAAGAAATCGACCCAGTAAATTATTCTGTCACTGAGCAAACAAACGGATTCACGGTTTCAGTTGATCCGAATTATATTCCTTCATTAACTCCTGGCGGTACATTGAAATTCGTTTACTATATGCATTTGAACGAAAAAGCAGATCCAACCAAAGGATTTTCTAACCAAGCAAATGTCGATAACGGGCATACAAATGATCAAACACCACCGTCAGTCGATGTCGTTACTGGGGGCAAACGATTTGTTAAAGTAGATGGTGACGTTACATCAGATCAAACACTTGCTGGAGCAGAATTCGTCGTTCGTGATCAAGATAGTGACACAGCGAAATATTTATCGATCGACCCATCCACAAAAGCCGTCAGCTGGGTATCGGCGAAAGAATCAGCAACGGTTTTTACAACCACAAGTAACGGTTTAATCGATGTGACAGGTCTAAAATATGGCACGTACTATCTGGAAGAAACGAAAGCGCCAGAAAAATATGTTCCATTAACAAACCGTGTAGCATTTACTATCGATGAACAATCTTATGTAAC is from Enterococcus faecium and encodes:
- a CDS encoding SpaA isopeptide-forming pilin-related protein, producing MKKRNYFIVFCLFSLFFVTYFHIQKGETVAANEESTIEVLNNEYGKVSIRKIDHQLTILYRLNAQTQETRFLFQLHSKDAPETNLLSSYVSQEYQEYTDEQQRKWLAGYFSQTIEEKEWTIELPSTSKEFQLNIQIEEKTGQLLLSEPVSFSFSIDNKNQETAQTNEKTSETSTSYENHEISDDSSLDKDEYRPFEQPQLFNAQLKPKGLATIEPEYTTDEQGTYPKAMWQPDNSQYVRNHQGNRQGQQQWDGLNGWDGNPTNRNNSYIEYGGEKEDADYAIRKFAKETATPGLFDLYLNVRGNTQKNITPLDLVLVVDWSGSMNDNNRIGEVKIGVDRFVDTLADSGITDKINMGYVGYSIEGYSYSNGAVQMGSFDSVKNQVKSITPSWTNGGTFTQKALRDAGNMLSVPNGHKKVIVLLTDGVPTFSYKVQRVHAQSSSNYYGTQFSNTQDRPGNTSLISRIYDAPDQNNLSRRIDSTFIATIGEAMALKERGIEIHGLGIQLQSDPAAGLSKAEVESRMRQMVSSDEKGDLYYESADHATDISEYLAKKAVQISATVSNGQINDPIAEPFIYQPGTLSVKSVGTSPTTVTPSISIEGNTIKSNQIYLGKDQEIQIHYQVRIQTENEDFHPNFWYQMNGRTTFQPNIDTNELAEFGIPSAKAPGVSLHIKKLWEEFDNNLADRPDQVTFEIQREHTTNAAAWKNGYIRITKPAKDTTNSWERADVDKLSANSGESYQEILSLPQYNNQGQAFSYQTIKELPVPGYDSQQIDALTWKNTKQFTPLDLKITKNSSTGEKDLVGAVFKLTGDSIDTLLTDNGDGTYSLPENVKLQKEMTYTLTETKAPEGHELSKKTTWEIKIASEGTVTIDGKTVTTSDDTIQLTIENPFVEIPIAVRKYAMQGTDKEINLKGAAFSLQKKEANGTYQPIDSQTTNEKGLASFDSLTPGKYRVVETAGPAGYDTSPGNYEFQIDKYGKIIYTGKNTEMTNNVWTLTHQNRLKAFDLTVHKKEDNGQTLKGAKFRLQGPEMDLELPKDGQETDTFLFENLKPGTYTLTETFTPEGYQGLKEPVTIVIHEDGSIQVDGQDHESVLSPGAKNNQISLDITNQAKVPLPETGGIGRLGIYLVGMIGCAFSIWYLFLKKERGGS
- a CDS encoding SpaH/EbpB family LPXTG-anchored major pilin, which produces MKKLGWLSMCLFLLLFKPAFTQAATETETEMVQITLHKLLFPNGQLPKNHPNDGQEKALLQTYRGLNGVTFQVYDVTDSFYHLREKGKTVEEAQTEIAKNGASSGMFTAEATTTTLNNEDGIASFSLAAKDQEKRDKAYLFIESKAPEVVKEKAENMVVVLPVYGQNNQKLSTIHLYPKNEENDYPDPPFEKVLEEPRNDFTIGEKITYSLHTTIPVNILDYQKFELSDSADEALTFLPNSLTISSNGEKLTEGFVIHKKPHGFDVLFSIPSLEKYAGKKLTISYQMQLSSTAQANKEINNNGTLDFGFGISTKKVSVYTGSKQFVKIETNKPDKRLAGAVFLIKNKAGNYLQQTANGYKWTKNESDALHLISDKNGAFSISGLKTGSYRLKEIEAPSGYILSETEIPFTISTFLSEDKEADSILKVVNKKENSRPFLPKTNETKNTLLGVVGMVFASFAIWLFIKKRTGVKK
- a CDS encoding SpaH/EbpB family LPXTG-anchored major pilin produces the protein MKNHKKINVMLGVLFLILPLLTNSFGAKKVFAEETAAQVILHKKKMTDLPDPLIQNSGKEMSEFDQYQGLADISFSVYNVTQEFYAQRDKGASVDAAKQAVQSLTPGTPVASGTTDADGNVTLSLPKKQNGKDAVYTIKEEPKDGVSAAANMVLAFPVYEMIKQADGSYKYGTEELDTIHLYPKNTVGNDGTLKVTKIGTAENEALNGAEFIISKEEGTPSVKKYIQSVTDGLYTWTTDQTKAKHFITGHSYDIGNNDFAEATIEKGQLIVNHLEVGKYNLEEVKAPNNAEMIEKQTITPFEILANSQTPVEKTIKNDTSKVDKTTPQLNGKDVAIGEKIQYEISVNIPLGIADKEGTQNKYTTFKLIDTHDAALTFDNDSSGTYAYALYDGNKEIDPVNYSVTEQTNGFTVSVDPNYIPSLTPGGTLKFVYYMHLNEKADPTKGFSNQANVDNGHTNDQTPPSVDVVTGGKRFVKVDGDVTSDQTLAGAEFVVRDQDSDTAKYLSIDPSTKAVSWVSAKESATVFTTTSNGLIDVTGLKYGTYYLEETKAPEKYVPLTNRVAFTIDEQSYVTAGQLISPEKIPNKHKGTLPSTGGKGIYVYIGAGVVLLLIAGLYFARRKHSQI